One genomic window of Struthio camelus isolate bStrCam1 chromosome 1, bStrCam1.hap1, whole genome shotgun sequence includes the following:
- the STARD10 gene encoding START domain-containing protein 10, which translates to MSVPARAAVHIPDDGDFRAFRAACEAEQGWSLRYRGAGLAVWVQPLEPQRSLHKIKCRMECEDVPAETLYDVLHDVEYRKKWDTNVIETFDIGKLTVNSDVGYYAWRCPKPLKNRDVVTLRSWLPTGTDYIIMNYSVKHPKYPPRKDMVRAVSIQTGYLVQGRGARSCSITYLAQVDPKGSLPKWVVNKSSQLLAPKAMKKMYKACLKYPAWKLKHNPHFKPWLFPEQSTLPAVALSELSIQHADSLENIDESALSETKDDHGEASDEDSVN; encoded by the exons ATGTCcgtgccggcccgcgccgccgtgCACATCCCCGACGACGGCGATTTCCGCGCCTTCCGCGCCGCCTGCGAGGCcgagcagggctggagcctgcgctaccgcggggccgggctggccgtCTGGGTGCAGCCGCTGGAGCCCCAGCGCTCCCTGCACAAGATCAAG TGCAGGATGGAGTGCGAGGACGTGCCGGCGGAGACCCTCTACGACGTGCTGCATGACGTCGAGTACCGCAAGAAGTGGGACACCAACGTCATCGAGACCTTCGACATCGGGAAGCTGACCGTCAACTCGGACGTGGGCTACTACGCCT GGAGGTGCCCCAAGCCGCTGAAGAACAGGGACGTCGTGACGCTGCGCTCCTGGCTGCCCACGGGCACCGACTACATCATCATGAACTACTCGGTCAAGCACCCC aaATACCCGCCCCGGAAGGACATGGTGCGAGCGGTGTCCATCCAGACGGGCTACCtggtgcagggcaggggggccAGGAGCTGCAGCATCACCTACCTGGCGCAAGTGGACCCCAAAG GTTCCCTGCCGAAGTGGGTGGTGAACAAATCCTCGCAGTTGCTGGCCCCGAAG GCGATGAAGAAGATGTACAAGGCCTGCCTGAAGTACCCGGCCTGGAAGCTGAAGCACAACCCGCACTTCAAGCCCTGGCTGTTCCCCGAGCAGAGCACGCTGCCCGCCGTGGCGCTCTCCGAGCTCTCCATCCAGCACGCCGACTCCCTGGAGAACATCGACGAGAGCGCCCTCTCCGAGACCAAAGATGACCACGGCGAGGCCAGCGACGAGGACAGCGTCAACTGA
- the LOC138065710 gene encoding collagen alpha-1(I) chain-like, protein MEHDAGGTLHGRDIARTGNCTDGTSHAWGITLLAQRGGKPPEKPRGPPGKRAGGGQSRHCRVPPAARAPAAGRALRQASGFPPPPRKQLLCPFPPLRPVPGENGTFGDSAGVPRGATAASGAEAGQAAAWAGAAGSRVPGSPSRRPARPSVRPATARVPPPPAAGDTNLPRFQARENRLDESCRANGAGGGGGGGRGEGAQGARVSLDHKAAAAERQTDIENNPPPPKKKKCKKQSFLESAHKSVSNSSPRARSVPPAAKTGPGDRPRASRPPRPPPQRWHDESAGGDVGGSQGPRGGGGHRWHRAPVRPQGAVLTAGSPLAPRCCSSRGSHSQPAPHLLQGPHWPPGPPARPQGAGSPWGPCSPQGSLLAPGCWITPGSSLVPRSLLAPGCWITPGPHCPQGPCWPQGSLLAPGCCITPGSSLVPRSLLAPGCWITPGPHCPQGPCWPQGSLLAPGCWITLGSSLVPRSLLTPGCWITPGPHCPQGPCRPQGSLLAPGCCITPGSSLVPRSLLAPGCWITPGPHCPQGPCRPQGSLLAPGCCITPGSSLVPRSLLAPGCWITPGPHCPQGPCWPQGSLLAPGCCITPGSSLVPRSLLAPGCWITPGPHCPQGPCWPQGSLLAPGCWITLGSSLVPRSLLTPGCWITPGPHCPQGPCRPQGSLLAPGCCITPGSSLVPRSLLAPGCWITPGPHCPQGPCRPQGSLLAPGCCITPGSSLVPRSLLAPGCWITPGPHCPQGPCWPQGSLLAPGCWITPGSSLVPRSLLAPG, encoded by the exons ATGGAGCATGACGCTGGTGGGACGTTGCATGGACGGGACATTGCACGGACAGGGAACTGCACAGATGGGACATCGCATGCATGGGGCATCACGCTG CTGGCCCAGAGGGGAGGCAAACCCCCGGAaaagccccgcggccccccgggaaagcgggccggcggcgggcagagccgccaCTGCCGCGTCCCGCCGGCAGCCCGAGCCCCGGCGGCCGGCCGAGCGCTGCGCCAGGCCagcgggttccccccccccccccgaaagcagctgctttgccccTTTCCGCCCCTGCGTCCCGTTCCGGGGGAAAACGGGACGTTCGGGGACTCGGCTGGCGTGCCGCGCGGGGCAACGGCTGCAAGCGGCGCCGAGGCCGGGCAAGCTGCCGCCTGGGctggggcggcgggcagcagggTCCCGGGAAGCCCTTCCCGGCGGCcggcccgtccgtccgtccgtccggcCACGGctcgggtcccccccccccccgcggcgggtgACACAAACTTGCCGCGTTTCCAGGCTCGGGAAAACAGGTTAGACGAGAGCTGCAGGGCTaacggagccgggggggggggggggggggggcgcggggaagGGGCGCAGGGCGCTCGGGTTTCGCTCgatcacaaagcagcagcagcagaaagacagacagacatagaaaacaacccccccccccccaaaaaaaaaaaatgcaaaaaacaaagctttttggaAAGTGCTCATAAAAGCGTGAGCAACAGCAGCCCAAGGGCGCGGAGCGTCCCACCGGCTGCGAAAACGGGCCCCGGGGACCGGCCCCGCGCCTCccgccccccgcgtccccccccccagcggtgGCACGACGAAAGCGCCGGCGGGGACGTGGGGGGAAGCCAGGGtccgcggggcggtggggggcacAGGTGGCACCGAGCCCCTGTTCGTCCCCAGGGAGCCGTCCTTACCGCCGGGTCCCCGCTCGCCCCACGGTGCTGCTCGTCCCGGGGGTCCCACTCGCAGCCAGCTCCCCACTTGCTCCAGGGTCCCCActggcccccaggacccccagctcgGCCCCAGGGTGCTGGATCACCTTGGGGACCCTGTTCGCCCCAGGGGTCCCTGCTCGCCCCGGGGTGCTGGATCACCCCgg GGTCCTCGCTTGTCCCCAGATCcctgctcgccccaggctgcTGGATCACCCCgggtccccactgcccccagggtccctgctggccccaggggtccctgctcgccccagggtgctgcaTCACCCCAGGGTCCTCGCTTGTCCCCAGATCcctgctcgccccaggctgcTGGATCACCCCgggtccccactgcccccagggtccctgctGGCCCCAGGGGTCCCTGCTCGCCCCAGGGTGCTGGATCACCCTAGGGTCCTCGCTTGTCCCCAGATCCCTGCTCACCCCAGGGTGCTGGATCACCCCgggtccccactgcccccagggtccctgccGGCCCCAGGGGTCCCTGctcgccccagggtgctgcaTCACCCCAGGGTCCTCGCTTGTCCCCAGATCcctgctcgccccaggctgcTGGATCACCCCgggtccccactgcccccagggtccctgccGGCCCCAGGGGTCCCTGctcgccccagggtgctgcaTCACCCCAGGGTCCTCGCTTGTCCCCAGATCcctgctcgccccaggctgcTGGATCACCCCgggtccccactgcccccagggtccctgctggccccaggggtccctgctcgccccagggtgctgcaTCACCCCAGGGTCCTCGCTTGTCCCCAGATCcctgctcgccccaggctgcTGGATCACCCCgggtccccactgcccccagggtccctgctGGCCCCAGGGGTCCCTGCTCGCCCCAGGGTGCTGGATCACCCTAGGGTCCTCGCTTGTCCCCAGATCCCTGCTCACCCCAGGGTGCTGGATCACCCCgggtccccactgcccccagggtccctgccGGCCCCAGGGGTCCCTGctcgccccagggtgctgcaTCACCCCAGGGTCCTCGCTTGTCCCCAGATCcctgctcgccccaggctgcTGGATCACCCCgggtccccactgcccccagggtccctgccGGCCCCAGGGGTCCCTGctcgccccagggtgctgcaTCACCCCAGGGTCCTCGCTTGTCCCCAGATCcctgctcgccccaggctgcTGGATCACCCCgggtccccactgcccccagggtccctgctGGCCCCAGGGGTCCCTGCTCGCCCCAGGGTGCTGGATCACCCCAGGGTCCTCGCTTGTCCCCAGATCCCTGCTCGCCCCAGGGTGA